The segment GGCCACCTTCGTCAAGGTCGCCTTCGCCGGCGCCGGGCGCCTCGACCGCCGGGCCACCTACGTGCTGGCGGTCGGCAGCGCGCTCAGCGCCAGTGTCGGCAGCCTGTCGCCCTATCTGATCGACCGCCCCTATCTGTCCAGCAGTCTGCTCGCCGTTCCGCTGGCGGCGTTCAGCATCCACCTCGCCGCCGTCAGCCAGCAGCGGGCCGGCAGCCGCGAGCCCCGCCCGCGGGCCCGGCGGCGGCGGATCAGCGTCGTGCCCTACCTGGCTGTTGCCGTCACCGACGCCCTGCTGCTGACCACCAATCCCGGCGACGCCACCCAGACCCGCACCATGGAGATCATCGCCGTGGCGCTGACCGCGCTCGTCGTGATCCGGCAGATCATCGTGCTGCGCGACAACCAGCGGCTGCTCACCACCGTCGACGGGCACCTCAGCCAACTGCGCGAATACCAGGACCGGCTCACCCACCAGGCCACCCACGACAGCCTGACCGGCGCCGGAAACCGTGCCCTGTACGAGCAGCGCACCCGCCGACTTCTCGCGGACCGCGGCGCGTTCCACGTCGCCCTGCTCGACCTCGACGACTTCAAGGTGGTCAACGACCGGCTCGGCCACCGCGTCGGTGACCTGCTCATCCAGGAGACCAGCCGGCGCCTGGCCGCGGTGGTCGGCGACAACGGCCTGCTCACCCGCCTCGGCGGCGACGAGTTCGCGATCATCCTGCAGCCCACCGACGATCTGGTGACGCTGGTGGAGCGGCTGATCGAGGCGGTCGGGCAGCCCGCCGACCTGGACGGCAACATCGTGGTCACCGGGGCCAGCCTGGGCGTCACCAGCGCCCAGACCGGCGACGACCCGGCCGAGCTGCTGCGCCGCGCGGACATCGCCATGTACGCGGCGAAGGCCGCCGGCGGCAGCCGCTGGCAGTGGTTCGACGCCGACCTGGACCGGGCCGCCGACGACACCGCACGGCTCGCCGCCGACCTGCGCCGCGCCGTCGGCAGCGACCAGCTCTTCCTGGTCTACCAGCCGATCGTCCGGCTTCCCGACGGCGCGCCGGCCGGCGCCGAGGTGCTGCTGCGCTGGCAGCACCCGGAACGCGGCCTGGTGCCGCCGGACGTGTTCATCCCGGTCGCCGAACGCATCGGCGTGATCAACGACATCGGGGCGTGGGTCTTCGAACAGGCTTGCCGGCAGAGCGCCGACTGGTCCCGCCGCCACGGCGACGCCGCACCGATGCGGATCAGCGTCAACGTCTCCGCGCGCCAGCTGGCCGATCCCGGCTTCGTCGACGCCGTCGCCGCGACCGTGCAGGCCACCGGCGCCGACACCAGCCGCCTGCTGATCGAGGTCACCGAGACCGCGGTGCTCAACGCGGAGACCGCCGTCGAGCAGCTGCACCGGCTCAAGGCGCTCGGGTTGCGCATCGCGCTGGACGACTTCGGCACCGGCCACTCGTCGCTGAGCCTGCTGCTGACCTGCCCGGTCGACGTCCTCAAGGTCGACAAGTCGTTCGTCAGCGGCGACACCGCGGACCGGGCCGGCGCCATCATCGTCAAGAACATCATCGGTTTCACCACCGACTTCGGCATCGAGGCCGTCGCCGAGGGCGTCGAGACCGCCGACCAGGCCGCACGCCTGCACCAGGCCGGCTACCGGCTCGCCCAGGGCTACCATTTCGGGCGCCCGATGACCGCGGACGTCTTCGAGGCCGGGATGCGGGCCGCCCTGCCCTCGGCCGTCTGACCCGCCCGTGGGGCCGGTCACATGGCGATCGGCCGGGTGGCGTACCAGTATCGAGGAGTGGCGATCTCGATGCGGCTTGAGGCCCCGGAGCTGGTACGCGTCGACCTGAGCGAGGTCGACTACGACACAGCCGTTCAACGGATGACCGGCTGGGCCGATCAGCGCCGCGCCGGCCTCGCCCCCGACCGGCTGTTCCTGCTCAGCCATCCGCCGGTGATCACCTACGGCGCACGGACTCCCCCGGCGGACCTGCCGGACGATCTGTCGGCGATCCCCACGGTGGCGGTCGACCGCGGCGGCAACGCCACCTACCACGGCCCCGGCCAGCTGGTCGGATACCTGGTGATGGACCTGCGCCGATGGGGCCCGGTCGACGTGGTGCGCTGGCTGGAAACCGGCCTGATCGACGCCATGGCCGCGCTGGGCTTCCCCACGCTGCGCCGCGACACCCCGCCCGGCTCCCCCAGCCTGGTCGGCGTGTGGACACCCGACGGCCGCAAGCTGGCCTCGATCGGCATGCGCATCCGCGGCGGCGTCACCACGCACGGCTTCGCCCTGAACGTCGACACCGACCTGACGGTCTTCGACCGCTTCGTGGCCTGCAGCCTGGACGACGTCGCGATGACCTCACTCGACGAGCTGGCCACCGAGCGCGGCATCCGTACCCCGTCCGACGCCGAGGTCCGCGACGCCGTCGCAACCCACCTGGGCGCGGCGGTCAGCCAGACGCCCTGAGCCGGGCGTAGTGCGCGTCCAGCAGGGCCCGGGCCTGCTGAATCGCACGGTCGGCATCGGTGAGAGCCACGCGCAGGGTGGCGGGCGAGAGCCCGGCGATCCTGCCGACAGCGGCCAGCGCCGGGGAACCGCCGTCGAAGTCCAGATTGGGGTGATCCACCTCCCAGTCCTCCTGCCGCAGGTCGCCGGATCGGGTGATCCACCAGTCGTCGGTCTCCTCCTGGGCGCGCCAGTGCTCGCTGGAGTCGTCGTCCACGACGGTCCACCCGGGCTGCGCGGCGGTGACCTGATAGCCGTCGTCACCTGTGCTGGTGCAGAGGAACCAGGTCGGTAGGTCAGCGGCCGGGCCGGTACGTTGAAAGCAGATCCGCCGGTCGGTGGTCAAGGCCAGGTGATAGCCGAGCGCGTCGGCCGCGGCGAGCAGCTCCCCCGCCGGGCCGGGCTCGAAGGTGGCTCCCACCGGGATCACCGCGACCGGCCGGTCGTTGATCAATTCCCATCGGGCGGCCGGCGCCAACTGCTGGAACGCCTCCACCGCGCTGTTGAAGTCGTCCTCGGACAGGTCCCACGCCTGCCCGGGGCCGGCCATCGCGGAGGTGATCCGGGCGAGCGCCGCCGCGGTTTCCGGGTCCGGGGCGCCATCAAGGTACGCCAACGCGCTGCTCATCGAGTCCCAGGCGGTCGTCCAGAACGCCGGCCTCCACACGACGGTCCCGCAACCACACGGCGAACCCTCCCCGAACGGATCGAGCCGCGCATCGCACGTGGGGCAGCGCAGTGTCTCCGCGACAGCGGCCGCCCGGGAACGCAGGGCGCGCAGCTCATCGGTGATCTCGTCGAGCCGGCCCTCGAGGAACCCGGCCCAGCCGAAGTCGGTGTAGACCTTCACTACGTATGCGCGGCCCTCACGATCCCAGTCGGCGATCTCCCAGCCGGTCGGGCCGAGAGCCTTGGTGAACGCTTCGACGAGCCGCCGGTCGATGCCGCGGTGATCCGCCGGATCGAACGGCGGCTCGGGCGCGGGCCGTCCCTGTGCCGCGGCCAGGTTCGACGCGGCACGGTGGGCGGCGCGCAGGTCCGCCGACGTGGACTTCTGCACCGTGTAGCCGTTGAGGTAGCCGGCGACGTTGAGGGTCACCGTCGAATGGTGGCCGGGCGGCACCTCCAGAACGACATCGCCCGATGGGTGCCGGGCACAGGCGAGGACATCGAAACCTTCCACGAGCTCCGGCCGCACGTCGCGGATCTCCCCGCACACGCTGCAGGCCACCTGCACACGCCGTGATCGCCGCTTCCGTCTGGGCATGGGGCGAGTATGCCGCTGCTGTACGACAATCCGGCTCTCAGTTCGGGTTGATGGCCGCCGAGGCTGTGCATGGCCAGGGCGATGACGGCTTGGGCTGAGCAGCGGAGGGCCCAGTCAATCACCCGGTCGAGGGCCTCGATCGCGTCGGTTGTGTCGCGGTCGGCGATGGCGAACACGGTGCGCAGGCCCTCTTCCAGCGCCCAGGCCCGGTGCAGCGCGGGGTCGGTCTTGGCGATTCAGGTCAGTTGTTCGCGGCTACAGGGTGGTGGCAGCCGAGCCACCACCCTGTACTCGCTCGCGCCTACGACGTCAGGGTTCCGCGTAGCAGGCTGCGGCCCGAGTGGGAGGCGTCGCCGTCGTGCGGTTCGTCGCTGACGTCGACCAGGCGGTAGCGGTTCAGGTCGGTGCCGGGTGGCACCGGCAGCACCGCGTCGGCCTGGTCGGACAGGCTGCCCAGGGCCACCATCTTCGTGAGGTCGTCCGGGTCGATCAGCCACACCTCGTGGAAACCGGTGGTCAACGGCAGATTGCGTACGTCGATCTGCATCTGCCCGCCGGACAGCACCCGGACATCGCCGCCGGCGGTCTGCGGCACCGTGTCCAGCGGGGTCAGCGTCGCCCGGGCGGTCACCGGCTCGACCGTGGGCCGTGCGGTGAACCGGTCCACGGCTACCGTGCCGGCCACCGCGACCACCGCTGCCGCCGCGGCGGCCAGCACGGGCATCAGCCAGCGGGGGCGGCGACGTTCGGCGCGGCGCCGCAGCGGCACCGGGGGTGCGACGACCTCCGGGGTACGCGCGACCTCCGCCGAGATCGCCTGCCAGATCCGCTCCGGGGGTGGCGGCAGGTCCCGCAGTTCCTGCGCGTCAGCGCCCAGGTCGGCGACCTCCCGCAGGCTCTCCAGGTCGTGCCGGCAGCCGGCACACTGCGCCAGGTGGTCGGTTTCGGTCAGCTCCTGCTGCTCCTCAGAGAGCGCGAGAAGGACCAGCCGATCGGGTTCCAAATGCTGCACCGTCCACCTCCCAACGACGTCGCAGGTTGGCCATTCCACGCCGGATATGGCTCTTGACCGTACCGAGCGGCAGCCCGGTGACGGCGGCTATCTGGGGATGGGTGAGATCGTCGAAGAAGGCCAGTTCGAGCGTGCGCCGCTGCTCCTCGGGGAGCCGGCCCAGCTCGTCGGCGACGACCAGACGGTCGACGATCCGTTCCGGGGTCTCCCGGTCGTCGGGTGGGCCCAGCTGGGCGCGTACCGAATCGGTTGCCCGATCGTCTCGCGCTGCCGACCGCAGGCGGTCGACGGCCTTGCGCCGCGCGATGCCGAGCAGCCAGCCCAGCATCGTGCCGCGCTGCGGGTCGAACGAGTCCCGGCCGGTCCACGCCGCCACGAACGTCACCTGGGTGACGTCCTCGGCGTCCGCCCGGTTGCCCAGCAGCCGCTGGGCCAGATACAGCACGGCGGCGCCGTGCCGGTCGTAGGCCGTACGCAGAGCTTTCTCGTCGCCGTCGCGTAACCGCTCGGCGAGCTCGTCGTCGGTGCTCATCGACCTCCTTTCCGCGCACAGGTTCTCCCGGGTGTTCGCTCCGCGCGGGCGCCGTGGATGCACCGAATTCTGCGCGCGATCCGGATACGGCGACGGGCCGGGTCCCGGCGGTGGTGTCACCGCAGGCCCGGCCCGGAGGGTACGACGTCAGGCTCGCCGGCGGCGCACCACGATCACGGCGACGACGAGGGCCACCACAGCGGCGGCGATCAGGGCGGGCGGCGCCGCGCGGCGCGGGTCCTCCCGCACCTCGGCCACCGTCTGCTGGGTGCGGTCCTTGACGTCGGCCGCGGCCACCGCCGCGCGCTGCTTCGCCTCGGCCGCAGCCTCGGTCGCGCGGTCCTTCGCTTCTACCGCAGCCACTCTGGTACGGGTCTTCGCCTCCGAAGCAGCCTCTTTGGTACGGGTCTTCGCCTCCGAAGCGGCCTCTTTGGTACGGGTCTTCGCCTCCGCAGCGGCTTGCTTCGCGCGTGCCTTGACGTCGGTCTTCGCGGCCAGGGCCTCGACCGTGTCACCCAGGTCGGCCCGGGTCTGCTCGATCTCGGCGCGCAGCTGCTCCGGGTCGACCGGGGTGTCCGAAGTGCTCATCAGCGGCGTCCTTCCCGAGCGGCGTTCTTGACGGTCATGACATCGGCTTCCACGCCGGCGATCGCGTCACTGGGCAGCGGCGGCGCCGCGGCCTTCAGCTTGTTGCGGCCCAGCAGCGCGGCGATCCCGGCCGCGGCGAAGACCACGACCATCACGACGAGCACCGCGACCCACAACGGCCAGACCAGGTCGAGGGCCACCACCACCAGGGTCAGCAGCAGGCCCACGCCGTACAGGGCCAGGACGCCGGCCGCACCGAACAGGCCGCCGCCGACTCCGGCGCGCTTGCCCTTTTCGGTCAGTTCG is part of the Actinoplanes sp. NBC_00393 genome and harbors:
- a CDS encoding phage holin family protein, coding for MDVVTASTSAGGGSTGASTAELVNQAAAQISTLVRDELTLAKLELTEKGKRAGVGGGLFGAAGVLALYGVGLLLTLVVVALDLVWPLWVAVLVVMVVVFAAAGIAALLGRNKLKAAAPPLPSDAIAGVEADVMTVKNAAREGRR
- a CDS encoding RNA polymerase sigma factor, which gives rise to MSTDDELAERLRDGDEKALRTAYDRHGAAVLYLAQRLLGNRADAEDVTQVTFVAAWTGRDSFDPQRGTMLGWLLGIARRKAVDRLRSAARDDRATDSVRAQLGPPDDRETPERIVDRLVVADELGRLPEEQRRTLELAFFDDLTHPQIAAVTGLPLGTVKSHIRRGMANLRRRWEVDGAAFGTRSAGPSRAL
- a CDS encoding DUF3618 domain-containing protein, producing the protein MSTSDTPVDPEQLRAEIEQTRADLGDTVEALAAKTDVKARAKQAAAEAKTRTKEAASEAKTRTKEAASEAKTRTRVAAVEAKDRATEAAAEAKQRAAVAAADVKDRTQQTVAEVREDPRRAAPPALIAAAVVALVVAVIVVRRRRA
- the lipB gene encoding lipoyl(octanoyl) transferase LipB, producing the protein MRLEAPELVRVDLSEVDYDTAVQRMTGWADQRRAGLAPDRLFLLSHPPVITYGARTPPADLPDDLSAIPTVAVDRGGNATYHGPGQLVGYLVMDLRRWGPVDVVRWLETGLIDAMAALGFPTLRRDTPPGSPSLVGVWTPDGRKLASIGMRIRGGVTTHGFALNVDTDLTVFDRFVACSLDDVAMTSLDELATERGIRTPSDAEVRDAVATHLGAAVSQTP
- a CDS encoding anti-sigma factor, which translates into the protein MQHLEPDRLVLLALSEEQQELTETDHLAQCAGCRHDLESLREVADLGADAQELRDLPPPPERIWQAISAEVARTPEVVAPPVPLRRRAERRRPRWLMPVLAAAAAAVVAVAGTVAVDRFTARPTVEPVTARATLTPLDTVPQTAGGDVRVLSGGQMQIDVRNLPLTTGFHEVWLIDPDDLTKMVALGSLSDQADAVLPVPPGTDLNRYRLVDVSDEPHDGDASHSGRSLLRGTLTS
- a CDS encoding putative bifunctional diguanylate cyclase/phosphodiesterase, which translates into the protein MTRGETFRDRGLLLTAAVLVLFCGVWLGFGMVHVWAMPLLGWLPLPVTAVLAGQACWSASRLTDLDAGTRRFWRHLAVACALFTAGILGNMYDAVGGPEPSQRIGVFTLFAYLSVLGVVLWALLRLPSWQRSGADWLRFGLDAGIVLLTVGALVWHFSLRNHQQWIAQTGGAGVMLVITVVAGLSMATFVKVAFAGAGRLDRRATYVLAVGSALSASVGSLSPYLIDRPYLSSSLLAVPLAAFSIHLAAVSQQRAGSREPRPRARRRRISVVPYLAVAVTDALLLTTNPGDATQTRTMEIIAVALTALVVIRQIIVLRDNQRLLTTVDGHLSQLREYQDRLTHQATHDSLTGAGNRALYEQRTRRLLADRGAFHVALLDLDDFKVVNDRLGHRVGDLLIQETSRRLAAVVGDNGLLTRLGGDEFAIILQPTDDLVTLVERLIEAVGQPADLDGNIVVTGASLGVTSAQTGDDPAELLRRADIAMYAAKAAGGSRWQWFDADLDRAADDTARLAADLRRAVGSDQLFLVYQPIVRLPDGAPAGAEVLLRWQHPERGLVPPDVFIPVAERIGVINDIGAWVFEQACRQSADWSRRHGDAAPMRISVNVSARQLADPGFVDAVAATVQATGADTSRLLIEVTETAVLNAETAVEQLHRLKALGLRIALDDFGTGHSSLSLLLTCPVDVLKVDKSFVSGDTADRAGAIIVKNIIGFTTDFGIEAVAEGVETADQAARLHQAGYRLAQGYHFGRPMTADVFEAGMRAALPSAV